The stretch of DNA CATCAGTTTTTGAGcttaaaaacaaagaagattttttcttgtttagaaCCTGGCCTGCGGCCACCTCATATCTCTTTAACAAAAGGCACCATTGTCTCCATTCCTCCCTTTTGGCTCTTCCAAATAGCACACAATCGTCAAATAATTGACTCTTAGTCCCCCTCTAGCCATAGACACCCCTCTTATAACTCCTCTCTGGTCAGCATAATTCAGTAAAGAACTTAGACTTTCAGCACATAGGATAAAAAGGTAGGGAGAAATTGGGTCTCCCTGCCTTAAACCCTTAGTAGGTGTCACCTTACTCCCTGGTTTTCCATTCAAAAGCACTAAATATTGCACAGAAGTCACACAACTCATCACAAGCTGAATCTACTACACATTAAACCCCAATCTTCTCAAAACAGCTTCTAGAAACTTCCACTCAATCCTGTCATAGTCCTTAGACATATCCAACTTCAATGTCATACTCCCTTGCTTACCCTTCAACCTAGTTTTCATTATATGTAACACTTCATAAACTACCGTTGCATTATCATAAATAAGTCTTCCCAGAAGGAAAGCACTTTGATTAGGAGATATAACAAAAGAAAGTAAAGATTTTAGCCTATTTGAAATAACCTTTGAGCACAATTTATACACTACATTGCAGAGACTAATAGGCCTATATTTACTAACCAACATAGGCATATTCACCTTAGGAATTAAAGTAATATAAGTGTAGTTTAAAGATTGAGGGATAGTACCACCATTTAAGCATTAAAGATTGAGGGATAGTAACATAGGCAAAGTTGCTCATTCATCTCCTCAGGGACTTTTGGTGTCATGTTTTGTATACAATCTTTGATATCATCTTCTGTTGGGTTAGAAGTTATGAAATGGTTCTTGAGAAAATTGTTGAAAGCCATTTCAATATTGGCAAGTTCATTTACCAACCTGCCATAGCTATCTTTGACATGTGTAatcatgtttttctttctcctttgaTTAGCACATGTATGGAAAAATTTGGTATTTCTATCACCCAGCTTATACCAATTCTTTTTTGCCCTTTGTCCACTTGAGGTCTTCTTGGTCCTGCAATAACCCTACCTCTTCTTgtactcttttttatttctaccaCATTCTCTCTACCTTCCTCAGCTTGCataccttttcaaatctcagtTTTCTTCTTAATATCTCTGCCTCTATTTACATCAATCTTATAACTCCACTTGCTTAAAGTAGCACTGAATTTGGAAAGCAAATTTTGGACCATAGTAGTTGAAGTTCCATCATTCCTGCCATGCCCCCCATTCAGTCTCAATCACTCTGCTACATTCCTCTTCCAGTGCCCAAGCAGCTTCATACTTGaacaatcttttcttttttcccccctCCTCTTGGCCTATCAAAGCATAATATTATTGATCTATGGTCAGGGCACCTCAAAGGCAATACCTCGAGCTATTTTTCTAGATAGAGCTCCAACCATCTTGAGTTAACCACAGCCCTATCCAAACGTTCCTTAGTGAAGGTACCATCAATATGCATGTTGCTCCATGTAAATTTATCTTCACACCATCCAATATCATACAGCTCACTCACCTCCAAAGCCTCTCTGAATTGTGCCATCTTACTACCCCCCTCTGTCTACCACCTACTTTCCATCATGTGTagatatttcattaaaattccCTATAACACACGATCCTATCCAATACACAGGTTTGAAAGAGGGAAGCATACTCCATACCTCCATCCGTTTCTGCACCTCTGGGTGACCATAAAACCCAATGAATAACCTCTCCTTAGTTGTAGGATCAGAAAACCAACATTTTATATGTCTcttagaaaagttataaatgCCAAGCACCATCTCACTTCCCCAATATAACATTAGGCCTCCACCCTTGCCAATTGCATCCACTTCAAAACAGTTAGGCATATTGAGTTTTCTCTTTAACCAGACAGTTTTTCCTCTATGCATTTTTGTCTccattaaaaagataaaattgaatttcttaTCCTTTACTAAGAAACAAAGGTCCTAAACTGTCCGAGAGTTCCCAAGCCCTtagcagttccaacttaagagtttcattttgTTGAACAGCCTCCGCCAATACAAGTGTATTGTTTGCAAGTTCTCCCTATTTCCTACTTTTCTTCCTTGTGCCTCCACCACAGCAGCCTCCCTTCTATTCCTACCACGTTTTGATTTAACATGGGCTATAACAAGCTCAGCAAACACACCTTTCTCCCTTGCCCTCCTCTTCCACTTCCCTCCTCCTTTTGTACCCTGCAAGTTTATCACATTCACACCAAGATCTCCTCCCCCATCCACCTCAATCCAATTTAGACTAACTATGATTGAGTTTATATCTTCTTTCTGACCAGATTTTAACCTCTAGAATTCTTCTGAATTGCATTGCCCCTTCCCACATCATTAGTCATTCCCAGATCTCCCATTGTTTCCCTTTTATCCTTTCTCAATCCCTCCTCTTCAGCCACCTTTTGACCCTTCTCAAGATCATCTCTAAGGTCCTTTTCCACCTCAGTTGGAGCCATTGAAATGTCATCATAAGACTTACTGTCAGCTCCCCTAGAGTTGGCTTCACTTCCTCTTTTCTTCATGAAACCAATCCCCACAATCTTTTTTGCAAAAGAATCTGCTCTAAGCCAGAAGCCATATTGTCCATCCCTTCCTTGTTTTTGCTTTAAAACCTCCTCCCTCTTCATACATTTCCCCCATAATGAGAAAATCTCTCacaatcaaaacatattttaggGCGTTTTTCATACCTAAAATAGATCCACACATTCTTCCCCTTCACATAAATCACCCTCCCCCTTGCCAACACCTTCATGAGATCCACTTCCACATGAATACGCAGAAACTGACCCCATCCACAACCATACTCACCAATTACCACATCAAGAACCTTCCCAATTACACTTCCTATCTGCCTCTCACATTCCTCATTCATATAAGCAAAAGGGAGGTCATGGAGCTGTACCCAAAACCTTTCTATAGCAAATGACATTTTCTGCTAGTTGAATAAAACCATCATACAGATTAAGGACAATTAGAAAATTGTCAAATAACCATGGTTTTCCATCCCAAACCTTTTGTTTATCAACCATAGTAGCAAAAGTTATAACAAATACATTTATCCTTACCTTCTGAAATGAAGCAGGCCTGGAAATTCTCCACACCTTCGCCAAGGTAGCTTCTAGTACTCCCTTCCCAATACTCATTTTAGTTAACATCCTTCCCACAAGTCTCCTCTCCCCCTTATGTTCAAGCTCATTCGGGATACACTCATCAACTACGAGAACTTGATCCTCTTCCTCAGTGAGTCGCAACTTCTCCCACTTCTCTGCCATCTCTTCCATTGTCAAAGATGTTCCTGTCAATTTCTCTCTCAGAATTAACCCACCATAACGTTAGAATCATCGAATTTCACGATATCAACATTCTACGAACCACCCTCCGACAAGTTCTTCCTTCCCACCGCCCACCCTATCAAATTCCTTTCCACCCTTAGTACAACAACACCAAATTTCACGATGTCAACACTCTGTGAACCACCCTGTAGCAGACCTTCCTCGCCAATACCCACCTTGTCAGATTCCTTTCCACCCTTGGGACCACctccaaaaacttcaaaaatagtTATAACAACCTCACGTGCCTGGCACGACTTCACTCCACCTCTTTTcctagagagaaaagagaggagacTTTATCATTCACTATATAGTTGTTTCCATCTTTGATcattgatgtgatattaaatattggagactatttattatgtcATATCAAGGGATATTAAGAAGatgattataaaatgaaaaatgatcaaACTCATGCTTCCTCATAATGTCACCAAATATCATGGCAATCCAATCATAactatttgattattttcttgctttttcCTCAATAAGAACATGGAATATAAATCCTCATCCCCTTATGTTCTCTCGCTGAAAACATTTTTCCTACTTCTACAAGCCCTTGTCCATataggttttctttttcttttttttcacttttttttttcctctattaaGGTtagtaaatttttaataattgccTTTTGAACACCAAAAGAATTAGCCCGCCACACCAACACATTCCCAAGCTACCGATCTACAAGATGGGCCAAGAACTACCGTTGTCCGACAAGCATGTGAGGTTCACAAGCCGCCCAAGTTGCACATAAGCCCCTCATGTCGTCATGACTCCAACGACCACACATGTGCGGCACCAGCGGGTTCCTTGGCCTGAGATCTTCAAAGGTGCCAACCGCCACTCCATTCCCACCAATGTGTGAGAGTCCGCACTGGTATAGTGTCTGGTATTCTTGAGTCTTACCAATGATCAACTTTTCTAGCTTTAGACGCTGTACCACTATATTCATGTTTTCCTTGAAGGTGAACATGGAAGCATTGGAAGTGAAGTTTCcctaaaaaaagtaataatgcaACCAAACGTAGTGTCTTTGTTCCGATTATGGTTTATTAAACCACAACCAATTGATCCTCTAATTAGATCAAAACAAACCGCATTTGGCAATCCCCTTTTGTTAGAGGTCTAAGGAATATGAGCCCGAACTTATAGTTCattgtctatttatttttattttaccctTCTCCCTCCGGTACTGTTATCACTATAATGAGATTTTTGCATGCGACACCCTTGCCCCTCCTCAATCTGAtctaatttattgaaaaaaagagagaatgtgGGGGTACCGGAAGCAAAATCTACAGAAAACGCGCTAAAACACGTGATTGCAATAACCCTTTGCCGCTGCgacctccctccctccctccacaACTCTTCTCCTACTTGTTAGACATCAACAAACCAAGTCACTTTTGATTATCCAAGGTAAGCCCAGATCTCTTATCCATTATCAATTgtttatcttcatttttgttttcaaccACTTCATTCAATGAGAcggatttttgtttgtttgagaGGGAACCCCACAACTTTTCTgatcttaattttaatgaaaccacgattataacttttttagaggaaaaaaaaaaggtaaaagctTGGGCAAAAATTAATGATTCAAGTCATAAAGTTGTTGCTGTTGCTGGACTGAGTGAGATCTAAcgcaaagaacaaaataaaagtgAACTTTTTGGTAGAAGTGAACATCACAAAAAGGAACTTAAAACATAAGCGAGTCTTTTCACTGTTTTCAGTTTCTTATGATTGTGCTTTcctgacaaaaaaaataaaaagaaaaaaaggttttctGTAACGACAGTTTTCTGGGAACGTAATACAGACTACAGAGTTCAATCGACTTTGAACTGATGCAGTtcggaagggaaaaaaaaaaaaaaaaactttcaactGGCAATGCTTATCTCACAGTGCAGCACAGTGAAGTCAGCAACGGGCTTACATTATTTTTGGACATAACAAGAGCATTCTCACGGGTGGTCTCATTATTTGCAACACTTCAGACTTGCCAATAGCAGCTAACAAGGCTGGGGCACACAGGGCAATGCAGCTGAAACTTTGCAGAAACTGAGGTTTCAATTCGAATAGGGGGCTCTGCCCCATTTACACTTCGGCATTTTACCATCTGCtccatagatatatatatgaccAAAACTTTTTATAACCCCAGAAAGAAAATTTACACtgtacataaatattaatagacATTAACCTCTCTTGATTCACCTGAAAATTACAAAAGATtccatccaaaaacaaaaaaaaaaaaaaccccaaaaaaccagaaaaataaaagattaggGAAACAGGAACAAAGGAAGTGGTGGGTCTCACTCAGTCTGTGTCAGAGGTAAGCCATGCCACTAGGCAACGCACAATTTGACAGATGCCCCGGTCCAGTCCACTAGCTTAATGGTGGGTGGGGCTCATTGGAATCGGAATTGGGTTGATCGGGCTCGCTGTGTTGACTCAGTGTGCTACTGTGGCTTTGCCGGCGAGCTGCCACGCCGAGGTGGCGATGAGTGGACGAGTGTGCCAACCCAGCATCAGACACCCACTGTTCTCTTCCACTCTGTAGCCTTCGCAGCCGGCGAACAGGTCCAGCAACATGCTCGCTTGCTTGAACGCGTTTGACCCCAGATAGACCGGCGCAAACCCAGCCGAGCACAGCCGAGTACGCCACTGAGCCGACGTCTCGTGCCGTTCCAAACGTTCAGCTCCTTCACACGCCACCACGTTGAGTATCTGCTTACCCAAGTACACCTCCGACATCGCCTTGTCCTGATTGCTCACAGACCCCTCCAGCGAGTCGAACATGGTGGAGTAATAGTGCAGCGACTCCGTGAAGCGGTCCATGAAGACCGGTCCATTGTGATTTGCTTCCAGCTCGACCACCGTCATGATATCCGGCTTCATTTTCTTCACCACGGCCAACACTTTCTCGATCGCTCCGGGCCGAGCCAGCAGCTTGTGCAGGTCGAATACCGAGTTAACCGCAACCGACTCGACCTCACTGGGCCGGAGATCGAGCATGGAGGCGTCGAGATCTGCCAGGCTGTTGACAACGAACCCTCTGTACTCAAACTCAACATGAATCGTCTCGGCCAACTGGGCCAGCTTCCAGCCAACTTCCTGAAGATGATCGGAATTGTCCGGAGAAGGAGGGCCAATACCAGTTAAGCGGAAAACAGGGGGTCCACCAGGACGGACAGCCAAAGCTTGCATTAGAGCCGGCCACTGCATCCCTTGGTTCATGGAGAAGTCGATAACGTGGACGCGCTTTTTTCCCGCGAAAGCTTCGAGAATGGCTTGATTAGCAGTGAAGTGAGCGAATTTCAGGTAGGGACAGGACTCGTAGAAGTGCATCAGGAGGATATCCGAGAGCGAGTGGTCGAGAGCGTTCTGAGGATACAGCCGGTAGATTCGACGAGCCAGGGCTTCGGCGAAGTATGTCGCTACCTTTCGCATCGCGCCGGCTTGAGAAACGGCTAGGAATCCGATCTGCTTGATAAGGGCTTCGGCTAGGTTGAGGTTGTTCTGTTGTACGGCCTCGGCGCAGGCCACCAAAGCGTGGACGAGGCGAATTCCGTTCTCTTGGTTGTCCCCGAGGACGACTGGGCGAGTTGACTCGGTGGGAACAGTGAAACCGCCGCCCATACTAGTAGGACTTGGGAATAATACATCTTGGTTTGACCTTGAAGCTGAAGAGGGTTTCAACCGTTTGGCGTCTCTTGAAGATGGAGATTCGATCTGGGCAGTCCGGCTTTGGGGTTGGCTATACATGGCCTTACCAGGAATAGCTTTAAGATCGTaatcggaagaagatgaatcttcGAAGACTCGGGTGTGATTAATACTGTTTTGTCGATCAAAATCAATGGAGGTGAAGGTGGATGATTCAGCCGGAGCAAGTAGAGAATCGTCGAGAGGAGCGGATGGAGCGACGGCGCCAGTGGCGTGTGGCACCATGGGATCGAAACCATTGACAGCAAGTGGGTTGAACTCGGAGAGCATGCTCTGTAGCCATGTTGATAGATCGGAGGGGTTGTAATGAACGGTCTCGGATGCGAGTTGAGAGAGGCCATCTCCATGAGCATTACCCATCAAATCGTCCAGCAGTTCGAGCTTCTGGGCAACCTCGGCCATGTCGGAGGACCTCACCTGGTACCCCAACACAGCCAAGAGCTCGTCCATGCCACAGTCTGGTTGGACCTCATCTTCCCAACACATCTTGGCTTTGGCAGTGGCAGTCATGGAATTAGATTCTGGAGTAGTCAGAGACTGGAGATTAGGATCCAGCTCCCTTTTCATGGCTTTCCTTATTTCTTTCGTCGTTGATGAGTGGGGGAAGAGAAAGGGTTTGAAGCAGGGGTTGGGGAAGAAAGAATTGGGGGATTCTGCTTGGTTTTTCAATACTCCTCCAACTCCAATATCACAACGTCAGAGAGtgtgagaaaaaagaaaaagaaaataatagttaATACACGAGGACTCGTGATCCGGGGCGCGAGCTCCAATGATCCTACCGGCTAACAACAAGTACTGCACCTACAGCTCGAACAGATAAGATGGAActtttcttacaattttttttctctttttttcttgtgcGTAAATGGTAGCAATctgtttataattaaaaacaaaactcattatGTTTTTGGATTCGTTTAGTTTTATGGATGAGGTAAGAtctgttaaataaaatattattaaaatatattttttatattatttttattttaaaatttaaaaaatttaaattatttattttattttatataaaaatttaaaaaaaatatcatgattagattaaataagatgaaataaaaaattttataaaagtgaacgatgtcttatataatttatattttctaatttttttttgaaagaaatccacgaaaatttgcttaattttaaaataataaatatcattttttttaattaatatctaTTTAAGGAGATAATCATATATAATCACATTCTTTTTCGGTGGGGTGAATTGAGAAAAGTTTTTTAACCGGATGTGATGTTACTAGAAACTAGAAATTAGATTAGTCAAGAAACAGATAGGAAGGATCCTAAGAGTGATAAGTTTCAACTTCCATCTTAAATAGATCATTAGGTTATTAATGTCCATAGTCTTTTCAAGACAAATTTATATTTAGATTGAACCTAATCATATTATATTCCAAGTTACTTAAAAGTAACCCAAAAACTATTCAATTACCGCATTTGGTGGTAATTCCTGTTGCACGTGATTTTGGGTCTTCTGTGTTTAGTTATAGTTAAGCATAtgcaaaatatttattatgaaatccgggttaatttaaaaagaaaaattacagatTTTCATGCAAAtcgatttgttttttcttacaaatataATTCCAAGCGGAGTTGTTCGAATTAATAGGCTTACTAGGAAGTAATGCCACCCTCTAACAAATTAAAGTCATGTTTGCATcgtaaaataagatgagatgattttgaatgaaagattaaagttgaataaaatattgttagaatattattttttaatattattattttaaaatttaaaaaaattgaatagtttattatattttatgtaagaattcgaaaaaattataatgatgagatgagatcgtttctatatctaaacagAACCTAAATGGTTTACTATAACACACACAGATATAATAGGCTTTAACAAATTAAAGTCacgtttgaataataaaatgagataattttaaatgaaaattaaaaattgaataaaatattattaaaatattatttattattattattattattttgagatttaaaaaaattgaatgatttattacattttatgtaaaaatttaataaaattataatgatgaaattaaataaaattaaatcatcttTATATCTAAATAGAACCTAAATGGTTTACTATAACACAcatagatataatattaaatattttgttgatgtcaattaagattttgtacaataatattaaataaagagattaatatgatttattaatctttaaaatttgactaTCTAAGttagtcaaaataattaaagaatatttctattaattaacgaaaagataataaataaataaaaacatgtcGGTCCAACATAAGACAATGGCACCTCATTCATTACGTTTAGTGAGGCCATCAGTCTGACTTGCCAATTGGGACATTGCTTTGTGGAGGTCTTCTACGTACAATTAGGTTTACGGATTAATCTGTGCATCAATAttgcataaattatttattaaatgtttatttttaaatttataccatttcattaaaatctacatTTCTACTTTAATATTGATGTGCATATTGACGCACAAATCcgcttataattagatttttcgtGCCTTGTGAGTAGTTCTTATGGACACTTCATTACTAACATTTTACCTTATCCTGCAAGTTTGCAACACTGTACAAAATGATGCCCCCAAAGTGTTGGTTGTTTTCCTCCACTCAccgacttctttttttttatgttttgaaaaatcatttttatcgaTTACTATTCAGTATTTCACACttcacactttataaaaaatacaactatatcttatgaaaaaaaaaattataagtataaagtGTGGGAGTGAATAATAACTAAAgagtaaaattcttttttttttttcaacttagtTTTAGAACAGAAAGATATTCAATTACAAGtgctacaatatttttaattattcttttttaaattggtGCATAGAATACAccattcatataatttaaatgataaaatttaatgtataaaatttaaattttaaaatttatctaattcCAAATTAGATTATGTCGCGTATGTCATGTGTACTGTAAAGGTCTTAGAATATCAGTAttccaaattatttttaattaagcactaaaataattttttatgttttataattttgtctcttgaatttgatgattttattaaaaagaaaaatggggtTCTTGATAATGACAATATGTtgtgattaaaaaaagattaaatcaGAAGTGTGTGCTTTCTAATGCACAAAAATTCAAAAGGTTTTGgaccaaaatttagttaagAGAAGCCATATAGTAAGTGCATTGATTCTAATCCGAGTCCACAGCATTGTGAAAGCTACATCCATCCAACCACAAAAAAATGCTGCGACTCTTAACAAAGCTGTTGACACCTCCCCACAATTTCTCCAACCCTTTTTACGCTTTTTCTTTTCGTATGCATTCTTACAAATCAAGAAATCTTTAAAAAGGCATTTTGCTATAACTCTATCTAAACTAACGAAAATGAtggattaattaattattaaaaaagaaaattgctacTATGTGAATATCGCTTACTTTGTCCCATTGATGTACTTGGTGCCACgtgttttattaaaaacaaaatgacatCCCAAAAAAAGAAGACGAATTTCTATTTAGCAACACAATTGTTctcaagtatttttaaatatttttttttcaaacattactcaaatacaatacttttcaatttgaaatctttaattttttcatctaatcattacctgaTCAATACAAGTTTTCTAAActcttaaacaaaacacaaaaaataatactacttttttaaatttcaaaataaaaattatattaaaaaattatattcaaacaatattttaaatttataatatttttattcatatttttttctctcattttctaaaactcaacagaatatcataactcaaattattttactatcatTCAAAAATATAGGGAGATATTCTAAGTATTCATATAAACATTGAATCCTAAATTTTCTCTATcccttttatatttgtattttgaatttttgtaataaaCTATGCGAGATTAGGTCAATTGGACAAAGTGAGCATTATAACTTAATGACATGGtaatattacttattaaaatttctattataaataaaataaaatataataaaaaagaatatatgataaaaatttaattcgaaagaAATGgtgaaagagaaatgatagagccATCCAATTTTTGCATACATAATTTGTACcgaatttgtttttaattttgttttttatttaatgattaaaaagttaattttaataagtttgtaaattttatttaatttaaaaaatatttaaattgatttaaaaaatattttaaaaatctaatctcaaaaaatttacACCATTCAATAGACATTTGGTACCGAATCTTCTGTAGAGTAGCACGGTTCATGGTGTAAAATGTAagcttgcaaaaaaaaaaaaataacagtaCTTTGGTGAAGTGGGGAGTGTGGTCCAAGTCTGAACACGACCATGTGACTAACGACACGTGTTAGCGATTTCCCACGTTGGTTCGTGGTGGAGGCCGCTGATGTTTGCTGACTGCTCTGCCCCGTCCCGTCCAGTGCCCGTGTTAATGTGTGCGAGCTGTATTTGTAGTATGCGAAGGGCGTTGTACAGTCTCGAATTGCCGACATCTGTTTGAGCCTCCCCACCCTCGCCCAAAAAGCAACCTTATCTTCTTGTTGTAGGATCAGACCACCCATTCCCTCCAACTGACAGGACAcctttttattatgtttttaatcttaataaaataaaaaatgcattctttttattgtttttcttattgAGAAAATTCAATCAAGAGCGATGCttcacaatttttcaattttcacagattttattttttaattttttaaattttttttaaattatttttttaaactaatttaattcttctatttattatttatatattaaatatttgttaaaaaactaataaaaattaaaaaaatatggtgtataGAGGTTATAAGAATAGTAAAAAAttgtatagattttttcttcaaCCAAATGcccttgtgttttattttatttttttcaaaataacaccatgtttggatagtgagataagacgATATtaaattagttgaataaaatattattacaatattattatttaatattattattattttaaaatttaaaaaaattaaattatttatcatattttatatattaatttaaaaaaattataataataaaataagatgaaaaaaaaaatatatgagataatttatatatCTAAAGGAACCGTAGTGTCGAGAAATATAAAGATGGTTCATTCCATTAAAATTTCCATCCTAAAAATACGTGATTCAATCAcaaattattattgaaaattttaacttcttaaaaaataaattagaattctttaaaagaaagaaataaataaaaattataataataaataattttaaaaaaaccacaAGGGTGGTAAAAGCAACCGACCCTCATGGTGGTCCGAAACGGCCACCAAGTGGGTGGCCACGTTCGAATCAACCATGGTGGTTGGAGTTAACCCTAGCGGTCCACAAGGTGGCCGTAGCGTAGAGATGTCAGATAAATACACCTTTACGCAAATTTTTCCACTGTTATCTATTTGGCTTTAAAAGCAAATCAAGCAAAATGTAGGAGAAtcaatataaagaaagaaaaattctatttattaattattatttattttta from Juglans microcarpa x Juglans regia isolate MS1-56 chromosome 3S, Jm3101_v1.0, whole genome shotgun sequence encodes:
- the LOC121257573 gene encoding DELLA protein GAIP-B-like, which codes for MKRELDPNLQSLTTPESNSMTATAKAKMCWEDEVQPDCGMDELLAVLGYQVRSSDMAEVAQKLELLDDLMGNAHGDGLSQLASETVHYNPSDLSTWLQSMLSEFNPLAVNGFDPMVPHATGAVAPSAPLDDSLLAPAESSTFTSIDFDRQNSINHTRVFEDSSSSDYDLKAIPGKAMYSQPQSRTAQIESPSSRDAKRLKPSSASRSNQDVLFPSPTSMGGGFTVPTESTRPVVLGDNQENGIRLVHALVACAEAVQQNNLNLAEALIKQIGFLAVSQAGAMRKVATYFAEALARRIYRLYPQNALDHSLSDILLMHFYESCPYLKFAHFTANQAILEAFAGKKRVHVIDFSMNQGMQWPALMQALAVRPGGPPVFRLTGIGPPSPDNSDHLQEVGWKLAQLAETIHVEFEYRGFVVNSLADLDASMLDLRPSEVESVAVNSVFDLHKLLARPGAIEKVLAVVKKMKPDIMTVVELEANHNGPVFMDRFTESLHYYSTMFDSLEGSVSNQDKAMSEVYLGKQILNVVACEGAERLERHETSAQWRTRLCSAGFAPVYLGSNAFKQASMLLDLFAGCEGYRVEENSGCLMLGWHTRPLIATSAWQLAGKATVAH